The proteins below are encoded in one region of bacterium:
- the phnE gene encoding phosphonate ABC transporter, permease protein PhnE: MVNDNTGTKKLKKEYLKAFLLDFFLVTYGIIISYRIIYIKLIKGVRFPSFPEENIVYCCAIGILLAVMWSLTKNSLGNKICGLIKNGQQGIFRNSWKFFAGFLIILTFIAGWEITQISVSDLFNFDGLQGAKRIFHALFQPNTSIFDQVLFAIIETIYIALMSTCFAIPIAFILSFLGARNLMKQNKVTFTIYCLVRIVLNFCRSIEPLIWAIIFSVWVGIGPFAGMLALMLHSITALGKLYSEQIESVSERLIEAITATGASFIQVIWFAVVPQIILPFLSFTIYRWDINVRMATIIGFVGGGGIGTLLIQYQGLAKWNEVGLIIIMIAIVVWILDYISAKIREAIY, from the coding sequence ATGGTCAACGACAACACAGGAACAAAAAAATTAAAAAAAGAATATCTTAAAGCATTCCTTCTGGACTTTTTTTTGGTAACATATGGTATAATAATCAGTTATAGAATAATTTATATTAAACTAATAAAAGGGGTTCGGTTTCCCTCATTTCCAGAGGAGAATATAGTCTATTGTTGTGCTATTGGTATCTTATTAGCAGTGATGTGGTCTTTGACAAAGAATTCGTTAGGCAATAAGATTTGTGGTCTTATAAAAAATGGACAACAAGGAATATTTAGAAATTCTTGGAAATTTTTTGCCGGGTTTCTTATCATTTTAACATTTATTGCAGGGTGGGAGATTACTCAAATTTCGGTTTCTGATTTATTTAATTTTGATGGACTTCAAGGAGCTAAAAGGATCTTCCATGCACTTTTTCAACCTAATACATCCATCTTTGATCAAGTATTATTTGCAATAATTGAGACAATTTATATAGCCTTAATGTCAACATGTTTTGCCATCCCCATTGCTTTCATCTTAAGTTTTTTGGGTGCAAGGAACTTGATGAAGCAAAATAAGGTTACTTTCACTATCTATTGTCTAGTGCGAATTGTACTCAATTTTTGTCGTTCGATTGAACCTCTTATTTGGGCAATTATATTCTCAGTCTGGGTGGGAATTGGACCTTTTGCTGGTATGCTTGCCCTTATGCTTCATTCTATTACTGCACTTGGAAAACTTTATTCTGAACAAATAGAAAGTGTTAGTGAAAGACTTATTGAAGCTATCACAGCCACAGGCGCTTCGTTTATACAAGTTATATGGTTTGCAGTTGTCCCTCAAATTATTTTACCATTTTTATCATTTACTATCTACCGATGGGATATCAATGTAAGAATGGCAACTATCATTGGATTTGTGGGAGGAGGAGGTATTGGGACCTTACTTATTCAGTATCAGGGACTGGCTAAATGGAATGAAGTGGGATTAATCATCATTATGATTGCAATTGTTGTATGGATATTGGATTATATTAGTGCAAAAATTCGTGAGGCTATATATTAA
- a CDS encoding methyltransferase domain-containing protein has translation MSNTTKEAVKSQFSKQAEFYSRSTSHSEGESLELMVTWAEPKTTDIVLDIATGTGFTAFAFSPHVTKVVATDMTQAMLEQAEKLSKERNLSNIEFKLAEAESLPFGDNEFDIVTCRIAPHHFSSIEKFLSEAKRVVKSTGRILIADTTCPENLQVAKWQNEVEKLRDPSHVYNYSLSSWNEMIGKSELKLEKSTIILSPIMSFSDWVERSGSNKNVILELRKKFLEAPSNVKEIFGIKEENGEIFFYWKIIVLKAIK, from the coding sequence ATGTCAAACACAACTAAGGAGGCAGTTAAATCCCAATTCTCTAAACAAGCAGAGTTTTACTCAAGAAGTACCTCTCATTCTGAAGGGGAATCTTTAGAATTAATGGTAACGTGGGCTGAGCCAAAAACTACAGATATTGTTCTTGACATAGCTACAGGGACAGGTTTTACTGCTTTTGCCTTTAGTCCTCATGTCACAAAAGTAGTAGCTACTGATATGACTCAAGCGATGCTTGAGCAAGCAGAGAAACTCTCAAAAGAAAGGAATCTTTCAAATATTGAATTTAAACTTGCAGAAGCAGAATCTCTTCCTTTTGGTGATAACGAATTTGATATTGTCACCTGTCGAATTGCACCTCATCACTTCTCTTCGATTGAAAAATTCTTATCTGAAGCCAAAAGAGTAGTAAAATCTACTGGTCGAATATTAATCGCAGATACTACCTGTCCTGAAAACCTTCAAGTAGCAAAATGGCAAAATGAGGTTGAGAAACTTAGAGACCCCTCTCATGTTTATAATTACTCACTTTCAAGTTGGAATGAAATGATTGGAAAAAGTGAATTAAAGTTGGAAAAATCTACTATAATTTTGTCTCCAATAATGTCTTTCTCAGATTGGGTAGAAAGATCAGGAAGTAATAAAAATGTCATTTTGGAACTTCGCAAGAAATTTTTAGAAGCCCCTTCTAATGTGAAGGAAATCTTTGGAATTAAAGAGGAAAATGGAGAAATCTTTTTCTACTGGAAAATAATAGTATTAAAAGCAATTAAGTAA
- a CDS encoding carboxypeptidase regulatory-like domain-containing protein, with product MEKVNKLMIFIVILFCVLVNVSKTSGYILTITSSGNNVNFGDVGPKDSSSIIPYATQIVVVSTGGNWSLSAQATGDLIKTSGATKTISISQLQWADHSSINPVWTSFSTTSSTIASGGTTTSAGSVLDYDYKLQVNWTDYPGDYHGTITYSVTAGFLESSFVQPNPFSPDGDGINDITTIYYYLDSNNTITVTIRDIEDAVIKTLLNNATQTSGALSVNWDGTNGSGTVVSDNEYKYLIQDINSITIGSGIITVDTNTTTGTGTIQGKIKDAGNSAVIANAVVSIYEASGNFVGSTTSNATGDYSFSNLAAGYYYLTARADYYYPKTSTTFHLISGQTLTKDIYLDHNTSLLVIKTASDKTAQIGDIITYTIKVKNIGYGKINQVKIVDKFPYNFKYIKGTSRLNSDCFKDPIGKNPFTWEIGDFPINEEKILTYKVLVGIDAESGDQKNLAEVSGTAEKGEKVVTNVFAIVRIKDGVFREHGIIIGKVYEDTNGDGIQQDREAGIGNVSILMENGMSVITDDEGRYSIPAVKPGRHLLMIDINTLSDEYSLSTTKPQFIDLSPHGMAKLDFGILRAADKRYSATYTDKPVFIGLAELEMEEDTVTGNIKAFRKKYGNSARYKGCLAFYLKTKLKDKYQLTTSLDTKKTRKDKLSSPANPDDYYPIYGDDSKVVNNTPSSDPIFLKLQSKDLELLYGDYSTALGENKLSTYHRSLTGAKIEKHIANSRITVFGASTRQVSARDDIPGRGICGPYYLTHCPIVDGSEKIKIQTRDEKNLQVFATIEKEKDKDYSLDYDTGRLIFEEPVPLIESGGIRYYIVVIYEYIPIGADYKHAIYGFRGVTKPHKSLEVGTTYIKEEQSPTDYHLYGLDSSFNPCKEFTIKGEYAQTDGDLELLNPKVNNSASFIETLSSHSNDRCKVKTFYHQIGANFSNKIEATADKERDDFNQYGPEFYDITNLTTQKDIREYGSRVDYKLMTDKALYVQKKITTNEPKKNKTKTDIFGLGFKQELDNSTFFANFQEENKVSNQIHKSRKQMFTLGDRGSIGRHDFGLKYSLTDSDNFINRDLDTITHDISLKLTSEYDMISPSIQYDLTNKMAHGKHLLREHHLTIGAITKLFESVSLNTSCALGWKADYIEGTKTKSIATTIGIDYSPHPKIVISAANNAEKKIGAGKITDSTTNSFGVNFTPTDKTKLSAKNEIRKELDKEETISGDVELNQKINNDLTSSLKYSYSKEGSVNDSTALLIADLKQKFHNGLTTYLKYTYEKNKKEDRGTQTGSCESKLLLALAYRPTQSNKFNLLSKYEFSNKSAIASLESIYVPTNKWSLFGKYAMRRIEVEDIISHIDLIMGRLTYNINERFDITGGYRILHQHLTNDYKLNPIVELGFGFNSRFKFVLGYNLIEYKDGEIPDDSYSARGVYLRLTGRFWQ from the coding sequence ATGGAAAAGGTTAATAAACTAATGATTTTCATAGTTATTTTATTTTGTGTTTTGGTGAATGTAAGTAAGACTTCAGGATATATTCTCACCATCACCTCTTCAGGCAATAATGTAAATTTTGGTGATGTTGGTCCAAAAGACTCATCAAGTATAATTCCTTATGCTACGCAGATTGTAGTTGTCTCTACTGGTGGGAACTGGAGTTTATCCGCCCAGGCTACTGGCGATTTAATAAAAACCAGTGGTGCTACAAAAACCATTTCTATAAGTCAATTACAATGGGCAGACCATTCTTCTATAAATCCAGTTTGGACTTCCTTTAGCACTACATCAAGCACAATAGCCTCAGGAGGTACTACTACATCAGCAGGTAGTGTCCTTGATTATGACTATAAGTTACAAGTTAACTGGACAGATTACCCTGGCGATTATCATGGGACTATTACTTACAGTGTTACCGCAGGTTTCCTTGAGAGTTCATTCGTCCAGCCAAATCCATTCTCACCAGATGGCGATGGGATAAATGATATTACGACTATCTATTATTACCTCGATTCTAATAATACCATTACAGTGACAATCCGTGATATTGAAGATGCAGTAATAAAAACCTTACTTAATAATGCTACTCAAACCTCTGGAGCACTATCAGTTAATTGGGATGGGACAAATGGCTCTGGAACTGTTGTATCTGATAATGAATATAAATACTTGATTCAAGATATTAATTCTATTACCATTGGCTCAGGAATAATCACTGTAGATACAAATACTACAACCGGGACAGGTACTATTCAGGGAAAGATAAAAGACGCAGGGAATAGTGCCGTGATAGCTAATGCAGTAGTTTCTATCTATGAAGCATCTGGCAATTTCGTTGGTTCGACAACATCAAATGCTACAGGTGATTATAGCTTTAGTAATTTAGCCGCAGGATATTACTATCTTACCGCCAGGGCAGACTATTATTATCCAAAGACCTCTACTACCTTCCATTTGATTTCAGGACAGACACTTACAAAGGATATCTATCTTGACCACAATACATCTTTATTGGTTATTAAAACGGCAAGTGATAAAACCGCTCAGATTGGTGATATAATAACTTATACCATCAAGGTTAAGAATATTGGCTATGGGAAGATAAATCAGGTTAAAATAGTAGATAAATTCCCATATAATTTTAAGTATATCAAAGGGACAAGTAGGTTAAATTCTGACTGCTTTAAAGACCCGATAGGTAAAAATCCTTTTACCTGGGAGATTGGCGATTTCCCAATTAATGAAGAAAAGATACTAACTTACAAGGTGTTAGTTGGGATTGATGCTGAATCTGGTGACCAAAAGAACTTAGCAGAGGTATCGGGCACTGCTGAAAAAGGGGAGAAAGTAGTAACTAATGTATTTGCAATAGTCAGGATTAAAGATGGAGTATTTAGAGAGCATGGGATTATAATTGGCAAGGTATATGAGGATACTAATGGTGATGGGATACAGCAAGATAGAGAGGCGGGAATTGGTAATGTAAGCATCCTTATGGAAAATGGGATGAGTGTAATTACTGATGATGAAGGTAGATACTCAATTCCAGCGGTTAAACCAGGTCGTCACCTGCTAATGATTGACATAAATACCTTATCTGATGAGTATTCTTTAAGTACTACTAAGCCACAATTTATTGATCTTTCTCCTCATGGAATGGCAAAGTTAGACTTTGGTATCTTAAGGGCAGCGGATAAAAGATACTCTGCTACTTACACAGATAAGCCTGTTTTTATTGGATTAGCAGAGCTTGAAATGGAAGAAGATACGGTCACTGGAAATATAAAGGCATTTCGTAAAAAGTATGGAAATAGTGCAAGATATAAAGGATGCTTAGCCTTTTACTTAAAAACTAAGTTAAAAGATAAATATCAACTTACTACTTCACTTGATACTAAGAAAACTCGCAAGGATAAATTATCCTCTCCGGCTAATCCAGATGATTACTATCCAATCTATGGTGATGATAGTAAAGTCGTTAATAACACTCCATCTTCTGACCCTATCTTTCTAAAATTACAATCTAAGGATTTAGAGCTTCTTTATGGCGATTATTCAACCGCATTAGGAGAAAATAAATTATCAACATATCATAGAAGTCTTACCGGAGCAAAGATAGAAAAACATATCGCCAATTCCAGGATTACTGTATTTGGTGCCTCTACAAGACAAGTTAGTGCTCGGGATGATATACCTGGGAGGGGAATTTGTGGCCCTTACTATCTTACACATTGCCCAATTGTGGATGGAAGTGAAAAGATTAAAATCCAAACCCGGGATGAGAAAAACTTACAAGTTTTTGCCACTATAGAGAAAGAAAAAGATAAGGACTATTCCCTGGATTATGATACAGGAAGGTTGATATTTGAAGAGCCTGTCCCTTTAATCGAAAGTGGAGGAATCAGATATTATATTGTAGTGATTTATGAATATATTCCCATAGGTGCAGATTACAAACATGCCATTTATGGGTTTCGTGGAGTAACAAAACCACATAAGAGCTTAGAAGTAGGTACAACTTATATCAAAGAGGAACAGTCTCCAACTGACTACCACCTTTATGGGTTAGATAGTTCTTTTAATCCCTGCAAAGAATTTACTATTAAGGGTGAATATGCCCAGACCGATGGAGACTTAGAACTATTAAATCCAAAAGTTAACAACTCTGCCTCTTTTATAGAAACCTTATCTTCTCACTCAAACGATAGATGCAAGGTTAAGACCTTTTATCATCAAATTGGAGCTAACTTCTCTAATAAAATTGAGGCTACTGCTGATAAAGAAAGAGACGATTTTAACCAGTATGGACCAGAGTTTTATGACATCACTAATCTTACTACTCAAAAGGATATCCGAGAATACGGCTCACGAGTTGATTACAAGCTAATGACTGATAAAGCCTTATATGTTCAAAAGAAGATAACTACTAATGAGCCCAAGAAAAATAAGACAAAAACTGATATATTTGGACTGGGGTTTAAACAGGAGCTTGATAATTCTACATTCTTTGCAAATTTTCAAGAAGAAAATAAGGTGAGTAACCAAATTCACAAGAGCCGTAAACAGATGTTTACTTTAGGAGATAGAGGTTCAATAGGTAGGCATGATTTTGGATTAAAATACAGCCTTACAGATTCTGATAATTTTATTAATCGTGATTTAGATACGATAACTCATGACATTAGCCTCAAATTAACATCAGAATATGATATGATATCACCTTCTATCCAATATGATTTAACTAATAAAATGGCACATGGCAAACATCTTCTTAGAGAACATCACCTTACCATAGGAGCAATAACTAAGCTATTTGAATCGGTATCGCTAAATACCTCCTGTGCACTTGGTTGGAAGGCTGACTACATCGAAGGGACGAAGACCAAATCCATTGCTACTACCATTGGAATAGATTATTCACCACATCCAAAGATAGTCATTTCGGCTGCAAATAATGCAGAAAAAAAGATTGGTGCAGGGAAGATAACTGATTCCACTACTAACTCATTTGGGGTAAATTTTACACCAACTGATAAAACAAAATTGTCAGCTAAAAACGAAATTAGGAAAGAATTGGATAAAGAGGAGACTATTTCAGGAGATGTTGAACTTAACCAAAAAATTAATAATGACTTAACCTCTTCTCTAAAATATTCTTACTCAAAAGAGGGAAGTGTTAATGATTCTACCGCATTACTAATTGCAGACCTAAAACAGAAATTCCACAACGGATTAACAACCTACTTGAAATATACCTATGAGAAGAATAAAAAAGAGGATAGAGGTACACAGACTGGTTCTTGTGAATCAAAGCTATTACTTGCATTAGCCTACAGACCTACTCAGAGTAATAAATTCAATTTATTGAGTAAATATGAGTTTAGTAATAAAAGTGCTATTGCTTCCTTAGAATCTATCTATGTTCCTACTAATAAATGGAGTCTATTTGGAAAGTATGCAATGAGGAGGATAGAGGTAGAGGATATTATTTCTCATATTGACCTTATAATGGGTAGATTAACTTATAATATTAACGAAAGGTTTGATATAACCGGCGGATATAGAATTCTACATCAACATTTGACAAATGACTATAAGCTAAATCCTATCGTAGAGTTAGGTTTTGGATTTAACAGCCGCTTTAAATTTGTCTTAGGATATAACCTCATCGAATACAAAGATGGTGAGATACCTGATGATAGTTATTCAGCCAGAGGAGTTTATCTAAGGCTAACAGGGCGGTTTTGGCAATAA
- a CDS encoding response regulator — MITQINGTLYENHYDEYLHSEVWQKLPPGTTMPEFPNVQSLNLNGGTKSVERVLVVEDEHNICMAFMETLYREGYVVYSAETGKKALECIRNYRPDLVVLDIKMPDINGLELLKRIRNEDKNLTVIISTAYRGFKQDPEIALGNIYTFMIKPIDLNELIQNVKEALTQKNERMRIPL; from the coding sequence ATGATAACGCAAATTAATGGTACTTTATATGAAAATCATTATGATGAATATTTACATTCTGAGGTATGGCAAAAATTACCTCCAGGAACTACAATGCCTGAGTTCCCTAATGTTCAATCATTAAATTTAAATGGTGGAACAAAGTCAGTCGAGCGAGTATTAGTAGTTGAAGATGAGCATAATATTTGTATGGCATTTATGGAAACATTATATCGAGAAGGATATGTAGTTTACTCCGCAGAGACAGGTAAAAAGGCTTTAGAGTGTATTAGAAATTATCGACCAGACTTAGTAGTTTTAGACATAAAGATGCCAGATATAAATGGACTGGAACTCCTTAAACGAATAAGAAATGAAGATAAAAATTTGACAGTGATTATTTCCACCGCATACAGAGGATTTAAACAAGACCCAGAAATTGCACTCGGAAATATCTATACATTTATGATTAAACCAATTGACTTAAATGAACTAATACAAAATGTAAAAGAGGCATTAACACAGAAGAATGAGAGAATGAGAATACCTTTATAA
- a CDS encoding response regulator yields the protein MKRILIGDDNKLIRRALIETINREDFEILEVENGKQILQKFEEYQPDLLIMDIKMPGINGLEVLKKIRTVNQELPIIIISAYKGLEKDPEITLGKISAFMTKPIDIEVLRAKVTEILGERMNPKVWGNLY from the coding sequence ATGAAAAGGATATTAATTGGAGATGATAATAAACTCATCAGACGGGCATTAATAGAAACCATTAATCGTGAAGACTTTGAAATCTTAGAAGTAGAAAATGGTAAGCAAATTTTACAAAAATTTGAAGAGTATCAGCCCGATTTACTTATCATGGATATAAAGATGCCGGGTATAAATGGGTTAGAAGTATTAAAGAAGATACGAACAGTGAATCAGGAATTACCAATAATAATAATTAGTGCATACAAAGGCTTAGAAAAAGATCCAGAGATAACATTAGGTAAGATATCAGCTTTTATGACTAAACCAATTGATATTGAAGTGTTAAGGGCAAAGGTAACAGAGATATTAGGAGAAAGAATGAATCCAAAAGTTTGGGGTAATTTATATTAA
- a CDS encoding response regulator, protein MKRILVAEDDSHFRRALLETLYQEGYLTFTVEDGARALENLKIYKPHLLILDLKMPKIDGIELLKRIRTEQYSVPVMIVTAYKELAKDPEVAMGNIVTLMVKPIDLNVLKNKVNEMLKEVKEVKIK, encoded by the coding sequence ATGAAACGGATTTTAGTTGCAGAAGATGATAGTCATTTTAGAAGAGCACTACTTGAAACATTATATCAGGAAGGATACCTAACATTTACAGTAGAAGATGGGGCAAGGGCATTAGAAAACCTTAAGATATATAAACCTCATCTGCTAATTCTGGATTTAAAAATGCCAAAGATAGATGGAATAGAGCTGTTGAAGAGGATAAGGACAGAACAGTATTCGGTACCCGTAATGATAGTTACAGCATATAAAGAGTTAGCCAAAGATCCTGAGGTAGCGATGGGAAACATAGTTACCCTTATGGTCAAACCAATAGACCTGAATGTGTTGAAAAATAAAGTAAATGAGATGTTAAAAGAGGTAAAGGAGGTGAAGATAAAATGA
- a CDS encoding sigma-54 dependent transcriptional regulator: MKKKILVVDDEEKIRNALVTILTKESYLVTTAKNGQEALNKPIQEFSLIITDLKMPQMDGLELLKRAKKISPDVIVIMITAFGTLKTAIEAMKQGAYDYITKPFELDEITIVVSKALQLHKEIKKEAKFDEIIGKSQKIKEIHELINQVAKTDTTVLIRGETGTGKELVAKAIHRLSLRQDKPFIPVNCVALPENLLESELFGHEKGAFTGAINQRLGRFELANTGTIFLDEVGEMDIPMQIKLLRVLQEREFERVGGTKTIKVDVKVIAATNRDLEKAVKEGKYREELFYRLNVVPIFLPPLRERKDDIPILLEHFLKIFNLRTNKNILGITKEAQELLTSYDWFGNIRELENVVERMVVLAKGDKIDIEDIPNNIIKAKEKNLSFKESVYQAKAQLERELLIKVLQEVGGNRTKAAKAIGVDRKTLQKKIKEYGL; this comes from the coding sequence ATGAAGAAGAAGATTTTAGTAGTAGACGATGAGGAAAAAATTCGCAATGCATTAGTTACTATTCTTACTAAAGAGAGTTACTTAGTAACTACTGCTAAGAATGGGCAAGAGGCACTAAATAAACCAATACAGGAGTTCTCATTAATAATTACTGATTTAAAGATGCCTCAGATGGACGGATTAGAGCTTTTAAAAAGGGCTAAGAAAATCTCCCCGGATGTAATTGTGATTATGATTACTGCCTTTGGAACTCTTAAGACAGCAATTGAGGCAATGAAACAAGGGGCTTATGATTATATCACCAAACCTTTTGAATTAGATGAGATAACCATAGTTGTTTCAAAGGCACTTCAACTACATAAAGAAATAAAAAAAGAGGCAAAGTTTGACGAGATTATTGGCAAAAGTCAAAAGATAAAAGAGATACATGAATTAATTAACCAGGTAGCTAAAACCGATACTACTGTTCTGATTAGAGGCGAGACCGGGACAGGTAAAGAGTTAGTGGCAAAGGCAATACATCGATTAAGTCTGCGGCAAGATAAACCTTTTATACCAGTTAATTGTGTGGCATTACCAGAAAATCTATTAGAGAGTGAATTATTTGGACATGAAAAGGGTGCATTTACAGGGGCAATAAACCAACGACTGGGTAGATTTGAACTGGCTAATACAGGAACTATATTTTTAGATGAGGTGGGAGAGATGGATATACCTATGCAGATTAAGTTACTGCGTGTGTTGCAAGAAAGGGAGTTTGAACGAGTTGGAGGCACTAAAACTATCAAAGTAGATGTCAAGGTTATTGCCGCTACTAATCGTGATTTAGAAAAGGCGGTTAAAGAAGGAAAATATAGAGAAGAATTGTTCTATCGACTAAATGTTGTCCCAATATTTTTACCTCCTTTGCGAGAAAGAAAGGATGACATTCCTATTTTATTAGAGCATTTTTTAAAGATATTTAATCTTCGGACTAATAAAAATATACTTGGGATTACAAAAGAGGCACAAGAATTATTGACTTCATATGATTGGTTTGGAAATATTCGAGAACTTGAGAATGTAGTTGAAAGAATGGTAGTGTTGGCTAAAGGTGATAAAATAGATATTGAGGATATTCCAAATAATATAATTAAGGCAAAAGAGAAGAATCTATCATTTAAAGAGTCAGTATATCAAGCAAAGGCACAACTTGAGCGGGAATTGTTGATTAAAGTCCTACAGGAAGTTGGCGGTAATCGGACAAAAGCCGCCAAAGCCATTGGAGTAGACCGTAAAACCCTACAGAAGAAAATAAAAGAATATGGCTTGTAA